CCTGCCGCACCTTGCTGAACACGCTCAGCGCCTCCGCCTGCCGCCCGCAGCGGTACAGGGCGAGCATCAGCTGCCCGCACAGCCGCTCCCGCAGCGGCTCCGCCTCGGCCAGCGAGGTCAGCTCGCCGAGCACGGCGTGGTGCCGGCCGCACGCCAGCTCCGCCTCGAAGCGGTCCTCCATGGCATCGAGCCGCAGCTGCCTCAGCGCCGTCAACTCGCCCCACTCCACGCCCTGTTCGGCCAGGTCAGACAGGGCGGAGCCGCGCCACTCCGCGAGGGCGTCCCCCAGCAGCACCGCGGCCTCGGCCGCCTCGCCCGCGTCCAGGCGTGCCCGCCCGGCGGCGACGGCGCGCTCGAAGCGGGTCGCGTCGAGCCGTTCGGGGTCGAGGCGCAGGACGTAGCCCGGCGCCCGGGTGACCAGCTGCGGCGGCGTGCCCTCACGTGCCTCGCCGTCGCCGCTCTCCAGCAGTGCGCGCAGCCCCCACACCGCGTTCTGCACCATCTTGCGTGCCGTGACGGGCCTCGCGTCCTCGGGCCACAGGGCGTCGAGGAGCTGGCTGGTGGCGACCACCTGGTTGGCGTGGAGGAGCAGCATGGCGAGCACCGCCCGCTGCTTGACGCCGCCCAGCGGCAGACTCCGTCCGTCGCTCACCACTTCCAGCGGCCCGAGAACCTTGAATTCCACGCCTACCCCCGTACGTAGAGCACCCTTGTTCAGTCATGGCGGGCGCCGTTGCCCGCCCGAGCGGCGCTCGCCGAGCGGACGCCGCGCAGGACCGTCCCGGCGACGTCGCCGAGCCGCTGGTCCAGATAGAAGTGACCGCCGGGAAAGACCCGCACCTCGGTCCGGGCACGGGTGTACGTCCGCCAGCCGGCCGCCTCCTCGACGGCGACGACCGGGTCGGCGTCGCCGCACAGCACGGTGACCGGTACGTCCAGCGGTTCCCGGGGTGTCCAGGAGTACGCGGCGAGGGCCGCGTAGTCGGCTCGCAGAGCCGGCAGCACCATTGCCGCCAGCTCGGGGTCGTCGAGCAGTTCCACGCCGGTTCCCCCGAGCCGGCGTACCGCGGCGAGGATCGCCTCGTCGTCCGCCAGCACGTCGTGCGGGCTGGGCGTCGGACCCGGCGCTCCCCGGGCCGACAGGAAGAGCATGCGAGGTGGTCGTGCCCCGCGCTCCTGAAGGATCCGAGCGGTCTCGTAGGCGATGAGCGCGCCCATGCTGTGCCCGAAGAAGGCGAACGGTGTCTCCGCGTCGTCGGCCGCGAGCTTTTCGGCGACGATCGCGGCGAGTTCCCCGATGTCGGTCACCGGGGTCTCCAGCCGCCGGTCCTGGCGGCCGGGGTACTGCACGGCCCGGACCTCGACGTGCGGCCGGAGCGACCGGGACAACGGCAGGTACGCGCTGGCGGCGCCGCCGGCGTGGGGGAAGCAGATCAGCCTGAGAGCGTCGGGCTCGGGATCGCCGAAACGTCGGAACCACTGGCCGTCCATGGCGCGCTGCGCTCCTGTCTGTTCACTTGCGGTGGCGGGTATCCGCGCTCGGCCCTGGCCCGGTGCAGCACACCGGCCCACCAGCTGAGGCGGTCGAACATCAGCCGGGCCGACGTGTCCCAGTCGTCGGAGGCGATCAGGGTGCCGTCCGGCCCGAGGCGCTCCCAGTAGTTGTGGAAACTGACGGTCTCGTGGACGGTCACGGTGTGGACCTCGCTGAAGACCTGGCGCAGCGCGGACACCGCGCACAGGCCGCTGGAGGGGCCGCCGTAGGAGAGGAATCCGACGGGCTTGGCGTGCCATTCCTCGTCGTACCAGTCGATCGCGTTCTTCAGGGACGCCGGGAACGTCTGGTTGTGCTCGGGTGTGACCACCACGAACGCGTCGGCCGCCGCCAGCCAGGGCGCCAGGTCCTTGACGGCCTGGGGTCTGGGTGCCGCCGGGTCGGCGGACATCACGTCGGGCAGCCAGGCCGTGGCCAGGTCTATGACGTCCACGTCGAAGTCGTGCCGCAGCCGGGCGCGCGAAGCGAGCCATTCCGCCGCGACGTGCCCGAACCGTCCTTTCCTGATGCTGCCGATGATGATCGCCAGCCGCAGTCGTTCATTCTCGGCCACCTGCCCCCGCCTTCCGCACCGCCGCCGAACCGCATTCCTCCGGGAAGGCTGGCATATGCCCCTTCGGATTCGCTTCGGACGACTTCGGAATTGCTGCGTCCACGCACTTCGGACGGATGGCCGAGCCCTTTTCGTCACAAGTCGCGCCGTCCGGCGTCCGGTTACGCTGAGATCATGGAATTCGGGGTGCTGGGACCGCTGGAGGTGCGCACGGACGAGAGACGTC
The DNA window shown above is from Streptomyces chartreusis and carries:
- a CDS encoding NADPH-dependent FMN reductase translates to MAENERLRLAIIIGSIRKGRFGHVAAEWLASRARLRHDFDVDVIDLATAWLPDVMSADPAAPRPQAVKDLAPWLAAADAFVVVTPEHNQTFPASLKNAIDWYDEEWHAKPVGFLSYGGPSSGLCAVSALRQVFSEVHTVTVHETVSFHNYWERLGPDGTLIASDDWDTSARLMFDRLSWWAGVLHRARAERGYPPPQVNRQERSAPWTASGSDVSAIPSPTLSG
- a CDS encoding thioesterase II family protein, producing MDGQWFRRFGDPEPDALRLICFPHAGGAASAYLPLSRSLRPHVEVRAVQYPGRQDRRLETPVTDIGELAAIVAEKLAADDAETPFAFFGHSMGALIAYETARILQERGARPPRMLFLSARGAPGPTPSPHDVLADDEAILAAVRRLGGTGVELLDDPELAAMVLPALRADYAALAAYSWTPREPLDVPVTVLCGDADPVVAVEEAAGWRTYTRARTEVRVFPGGHFYLDQRLGDVAGTVLRGVRSASAARAGNGARHD